From one Gadus morhua chromosome 8, gadMor3.0, whole genome shotgun sequence genomic stretch:
- the LOC115548758 gene encoding C-C chemokine receptor type 3-like yields the protein MEDEQHDHSLDLFSISDNTSYPSYVLDMANNSENTSVPDYVDETPVELCSASNVNQLGSAIIPYFYYINFLLSYLGNWLVLFIIVKLEKVNSVTNIFLINLVTSNILFASSFPFLAKYHSSEWIFGTVLCKLVSSAHLIGFYSSILFLTLMTFDRYLAVVHAVSAAKSRKRAYAIGASLIVWFISVLASLNELVFKGVRKHSEHRLMCEATGYHADVVEQWNLVSYYMQFLLFFLLPLFMAMYCYTCITVRIMSTRMREKWRSVKLIFIIMFTFFVCWTPYNIVILLKAIQISTADDANRKCDQVEALNYALYVTRDIAFLYCCISPMFYSFVGKRFQSHFRNLLSKNMPCLARQLRPASLSSKSTAQRTSHTNDF from the coding sequence ATGGAGGATGAGCAGCATGACCATTCCTTGGATCTGTTTAGCATCAGCGACAACACCAGCTATCCATCGTACGTCTTGGATATGGCTAACAATAGTGAGAACACAAGCGTTCCAGATTACGTGGATGAAACGCCCGTCGAACTCTGCTCTGCATCAAACGTCAACCAATTGGGCTCGGCCATCATTCCTTATTTCTACTACATCAACTTCCTCCTGAGTTACTTGGGCAACTGGCTTGTTTTGTTCATCATCGTCAAGCTTGAGAAGGTCAACAGCGTCACTAACATCTTCCTCATCAATCTGGTCACCTCCAACATCCTGTTTGCATCCAGCTTCCCCTTCCTGGCCAAATACCATTCCTCCGAGTGGATCTTCGGCACGGTGCTTTGCAAGTTGGTCAGCAGTGCCCATCTGATTGGTTTCTACAgttccatcctcttcctcaccctgaTGACCTTTGACCGCTACCTGGCCGTGGTGCACGCGGTGTCCGCTGCCAAGAGCAGGAAGAGGGCGTACGCCATCGGGGCGTCGTTGATCGTTTGGTTCATCAGTGTGCTGGCCAGTCTAAATGAGCTGGTGTTCAAAGGCGTGCGGAAGCACAGCGAGCACCGCCTGATGTGTGAGGCGACAGGATACCACGCCGACGTCGTCGAACAGTGGAATCTGGTCAGCTACTACATGcagttcctcctcttcttcctgctgCCCCTCTTCATGGCGATGTACTGCTACACCTGCATCACCGTGCGGATCATGTCCACTCGCATGAGGGAGAAATGGCGCTCGGTGAAGCTGATATTCATCATCATGTTCACCTTCTTCGTTTGCTGGACTCCCTATAACATCGTGATCCTGCTGAAGGCCATTCAGATCTCCACAGCCGACGATGCAAACCGGAAGTGCGATCAGGTTGAGGCGTTGAACTATGCGTTGTACGTGACCAGAGACATAGCGTTCTTGTATTGTTGCATCAGCCCCATGTTCTACTCCTTTGTGGGTAAGCGGTTTCAGAGTCATTTCAGGAATCTGTTGTCGAAGAACATGCCTTGTCTGGCACGTCAACTCAGACCCGCTAGTCTGAGCAGCAAGTCCACCGCACAAAGGACATCCCACACAAACGACTTTTAA
- the LOC115548759 gene encoding C-C chemokine receptor type 8, whose amino-acid sequence MGDEQNYEYDDEKYLEMFNNSENTSYASYVEDVLVQHCSTSHVNQFGSAIIPYFYYINFLLSYLGNWLVLFIIVKLEKVNSVTNIFLLNLVTSNILFASSFPFLAKYHSSEWIFGTVLCKLVSSAHLIGFYSSILFLTLMTFDRYLAVVHAVSAAKSRKRAYAIGASLIVWFISVLASLNELVFKGVWEDSEQGLMCEETGYHTDIVKQWNLVSYYMRFLLFFLLPLSMVMYCYTCITVRIMSTRMREKWRSVKLIFIIMFTFFVCWTPYNIVILLKAIQISTADEANPMCVQVEALNYAVYVTRNIAFLYCCISPMFYSFVGKRFQNHFRKLLSKNMPCLARHFRPASLSSKSTSQRTSHTNDF is encoded by the coding sequence ATGGGGGATGAGCAGAATTATGAATATGACGATGAAAAATACTTGGAAATGTTTAACAATAGCGAAAACACAAGCTATGCATCTTACGTGGAGGACGTGCTCGTCCAACACTGCTCTACATCTCACGTCAACCAATTTGGCTCAGCCATCATTCCTTATTTCTACTACATCAACTTCCTCCTGAGTTACTTAGGCAACTGGCTTGTTTTGTTCATCATCGTCAAGCTTGAGAAGGTCAACAGCGTCACCAACATCTTCCTCCTCAATCTGGTCACCTCCAACATCCTGTTTGCATCCAGCTTCCCCTTCCTGGCCAAATACCATTCCTCAGAGTGGATCTTCGGCACGGTGCTTTGCAAGTTGGTCAGCAGTGCCCATCTGATTGGTTTCTACAgttccatcctcttcctcaccctgaTGACCTTTGACCGCTACCTGGCCGTGGTGCACGCGGTGTCCGCTGCCAAGAGCAGGAAGAGGGCGTACGCCATCGGGGCGTCGTTGATCGTTTGGTTCATCAGTGTGCTGGCCAGTCTCAATGAGCTGGTGTTCAAAGGCGTGTGGGAGGACAGCGAGCAGGGCCTGATGTGTGAGGAGACAGGATACCACACCGACATCGTCAAACAGTGGAATCTGGTCAGCTACTACATGcggttcctcctcttcttcctgctgCCCCTCTCCATGGTTATGTACTGCTACACCTGCATCACCGTGCGGATCATGTCCACTCGCATGAGGGAGAAATGGCGCTCGGTGAAGCTGATATTCATCATCATGTTCACCTTCTTCGTTTGCTGGACTCCCTATAACATCGTGATCCTGCTGAAGGCCATTCAGATCTCCACAGCCGACGAAGCAAACCCGATGTGCGTTCAGGTCGAAGCTCTGAACTATGCGGTGTACGTGACCAGAAACATAGCGTTCTTGTATTGTTGCATCAGCCCCATGTTCTACTCCTTTGTGGGTAAGCGGTTTCAGAATCACTTCAGGAAGCTGTTGTCGAAGAACATGCCTTGTCTGGCACGTCACTTCAGACCCGCTAGTCTGAGCAGCAAGTCCACCTCACAAAGGACATCCCACACAAACGACTTTTAA